A single region of the Lysinibacillus sp. B2A1 genome encodes:
- a CDS encoding peptidase, whose protein sequence is MYRRWRQFVILPMLIVLLFMPVQVFAAKKLIPMGEAIGIQLQLSHVFVAHDVLLASNQWMKGGAVIEKINEIPVKTLADAKQAVAQQGQQKWTMKSEGKEVTLELQEKEAAHVISFLKDETDGVGTLTYIDPETKNYGALGHQIVDSTLQEAPVFRAGSIFLASIQQIRKSIPGQPGYKISSIEKHQERLGSIDKNTVYGIFGRWEDGYPQSLPKAIEIMHEKDIKTGKAEIYTAIEGSKVETFSIEIIKIENERLEFIISDEKLIEKTGGILQGMSGSPIIQNGRFVGAVTHMFVEEPKKGAAITVSEMLRKSS, encoded by the coding sequence CTATGCTCATCGTTTTATTATTCATGCCAGTTCAGGTATTTGCCGCAAAAAAGCTAATTCCGATGGGCGAAGCAATTGGAATTCAACTTCAGCTATCTCATGTATTTGTAGCACATGATGTGCTATTAGCTTCCAATCAATGGATGAAAGGAGGCGCTGTGATTGAAAAAATAAATGAAATACCTGTAAAAACGCTTGCAGATGCCAAACAGGCTGTTGCTCAGCAAGGGCAGCAGAAATGGACGATGAAAAGTGAAGGAAAAGAAGTAACCCTTGAGTTACAGGAGAAAGAAGCAGCACATGTTATTTCCTTTTTAAAAGATGAAACAGATGGAGTAGGAACATTGACGTACATTGATCCAGAGACAAAAAATTACGGTGCATTAGGCCATCAAATTGTCGATTCAACATTACAAGAAGCCCCTGTTTTTCGAGCTGGTTCCATTTTTTTAGCTTCGATTCAACAAATTCGTAAAAGTATACCTGGCCAACCCGGCTATAAAATTTCCTCCATTGAAAAACATCAGGAACGACTAGGGAGTATCGATAAAAATACCGTTTATGGAATTTTTGGTCGTTGGGAAGACGGCTATCCACAAAGTTTGCCAAAAGCAATTGAAATTATGCATGAAAAAGATATAAAAACAGGAAAAGCTGAAATCTACACGGCGATAGAGGGTAGTAAGGTGGAAACTTTTTCAATAGAAATTATAAAGATCGAAAATGAACGCCTTGAATTTATCATATCCGACGAAAAGCTCATTGAAAAAACAGGTGGTATCTTGCAGGGAATGAGCGGTAGCCCTATCATCCAAAACGGTCGTTTTGTAGGTGCTGTTACACATATGTTTGTGGAGGAGCCAAAAAAAGGAGCAGCTATTACTGTATCGGAAATGTTAAGAAAGTCATCATAA
- the spo0A gene encoding sporulation transcription factor Spo0A, with the protein MTKVKVAIADDNRELLKTMEQYFQGHPEIEIIATASNGKICLQMLEEFTPDILLLDIIMPHLDGLAVLESMYQNERMSSIQVIMLTAFGQEDVMKQAVDLGASYFMLKPFEFDQLVQKILHCAGQKATLPKKTSVLQPTAPQKLNQHQLDSTITAIIKEIGVPAHIKGYSYLREAIQMVFEDIELLGSVTKILYPEIAKKFNTTPSRVERAIRHAIEVAWNRGNYESISTMFGYTVHHLKSKPTNSEFIAMIADKIRIDMMAS; encoded by the coding sequence ATGACAAAGGTAAAGGTAGCGATTGCAGACGATAATCGTGAGTTATTAAAAACAATGGAGCAGTATTTTCAAGGGCATCCCGAAATAGAAATAATTGCAACTGCTTCAAATGGAAAAATTTGCTTACAAATGCTTGAGGAATTTACACCAGATATTTTACTCCTAGATATAATAATGCCTCATCTTGATGGTTTAGCGGTTTTAGAATCTATGTATCAAAATGAAAGAATGTCATCTATCCAAGTTATTATGTTAACGGCATTTGGTCAGGAAGATGTCATGAAACAAGCAGTAGACTTAGGGGCCTCCTATTTCATGTTAAAACCATTTGAATTTGATCAATTGGTTCAAAAGATTTTACATTGTGCTGGACAAAAAGCAACACTTCCTAAAAAGACAAGTGTTTTACAACCTACAGCGCCACAAAAATTGAATCAGCATCAATTAGATAGCACAATTACTGCCATCATTAAAGAAATCGGTGTCCCTGCACATATTAAAGGGTACTCTTATTTACGAGAAGCTATTCAAATGGTGTTCGAGGATATCGAGTTATTAGGCTCTGTGACGAAAATTCTATATCCAGAAATCGCTAAAAAGTTCAATACGACTCCTTCACGTGTAGAGCGTGCTATTCGCCATGCCATTGAGGTAGCGTGGAATCGAGGTAATTATGAATCGATTTCGACGATGTTTGGCTATACAGTTCATCACTTAAAATCAAAACCGACAAATAGTGAATTCATTGCCATGATTGCTGATAAGATTCGCATTGATATGATGGCGAGCTAA